The genome window gtttgactggtactgtatttaaagTATAACTTGGGCCAGGAGTATTTCCATAGAGTTGTTCCTGGAGTGAAGATGGGTAAAGAAGCTAGAGATATAAcagacagtagactacagtatcataacatgaACAGTATGCCATTAAGAGAGGCATCGTGTGGTTACTCCTTCAGTCAGCCACTGACTACATACGGCACAGAGCTACATATTCTAGATCCGTTTGGCATCATGTTTAGAACAAGAACTAACTTCTCTACTGGCATAATACAGGGGTAGTAACAGAGATGGTAACACATCAGTGAGAATGTAGTTGTCCTAAGAAAAGGGTTACACAGTAAATCACTGGTTATAATGAGGCAAtggcatttaaaaaataaaaataaatgtattggaCCATTGTCTTTTGTATTGTTTTTCCTGCTTTTGGACAGGAAGATAATAGATGCCGGTAGAAAGAGGAAATAAATaatgggagtgtgagagagagaattgaaaAATTGAAGATtggagagaatgagaggacaACGGAAACAGAAAGACAACAAAGAAAGGAGAAAAGAGTAGTGTCATGGTTCATGTGAAGAAGCCGATGAGAGGCTGTAGGAACAGTCCCAGAGTTCCAGTGATACACACCGTCACAAACACCCACAGGAAGATCCTGTCAATCACCATGGCTACATACTTCCAGTCATCCTCCAcctggggaagggggggggggggggggacagagctCGTCAGAGGACAGGGAATCACAGATCATTAAAGGCAATTGGAAATACTGTAAGACAAAGAGGGAAAGGGATGTGAAAGGGTTAAGCAGGGATTTAAAAGTTCAAAAGGGAAGTAATataaatctccctccctccctccctccctccctccctccctccctccctccctctctctctcactctcttggaCTGCCGTAAGAAACAGCAAGAGAACAAGACAGaccgaaagagacagagagaaaaaaaaataccAGTTTTCCTTGAGCCCTATAGCGTATATCAGGATTGGGTCAGGCCAGGTGTGTGTTTTCCTGAAGCAGCCTGCTGTGATCCACTACTTCAGGTTGAAGTAATGCCATTGTCTCCTGAGATCAGGCCTTACTAAGAAAAGACTACGAAAAGACTGAGCAACAACAAGCGTATCAgccagatgcagagagagagagagagagagagagagagagagggagagtgaagctTACTAAAGCTCTCTCACAAACAGCTTTGCAGATTAAACCAGGTAGAAAGCAGGAATGAAATCCCATGGAGTTAGGCTCTCTATCAGAGAATACCCTGCCTCAGTTGGGTCTGTTTGGGTCTGGGTGTGTAAGAATAATTGTGTGTGGGAATGTGTGTATGAAATTGTGTTTGCATGAATTAATGTGAATCTCTGTGTGTAAGAatgtaccgtgtgtgtgtgtgtgtgtgtgtgtgtgtgtgtgtgtgtgtgtgtgtgtgtgtgtgtgtgtgtgtgtgtgtgtgtgtgtgtgtgtgtgtgtgtgtgtgtgcatggcccAGCACATTTGCCAATTCCATTTTTCTGAAGTCCAATTACAGCTTGTATTTTATATACCACTTCCACCGGACAAGCTGCAAGAGGGAGAATGACCAGGGAATGCTTCTGCTCTCTTCAGTTCACTATTAGAGATGTGATCCGAAACCTCACCTCACAGAGAACTACACTGCAGAGCATTTATCTGTGGTTACTGACAAACAACTATGTAATAACCCAAAGTGTCCTACCTCTTTGGCCTTGTTGCGTGTCCTCATGTTCTCAGCGATGTACTTGACACTCTCGATGGCCTGTTTGATCTCTGGTGACACCACGGAGAAGGCCACCACTGTGTTGACGTTGGGCGGGGCGTTGAGTGCTCGGGGCTGTTTGGGTAGGTCCGGCTCAGAAGGGGGAACCACTGGGGGCACGGTGGGGATGGGCACCTCTTTCCCCTTACAGGGGAACTTCGACTTGTTTTGCACTTCACCGTACTCCACACAGTTCATCGCCCCCACCTGCCCCCTTTCGGCTGCGACCGCACCCCCGTCCACTTGCACACACCCTCCCCCTATCCCTCCCCCTATTCGTCCTCCAATGCTGTTTTTCCTCTTCTTCCCCGTTCCccttgctcctcctcctcccacaccTCCACCTCCAATACTCCCCCCTCctgttccatctcctctcccactccccaCAGAGGAGGGGCAGCCCTGGTCTACAGGCCTCCTCATGAGCATCACCTTGGGCAGCAACCCCAGGAACACAGACCTGACCCAGGCCGGCATGGTGTGAGTCATGGGCGTACGGTAGTGGACGTTCAGCACGAACACGGTGATGACGATGGAGAGGGTGACGAAGATCATGGTGAAGAGGAGGTACTCCCCGATGagggggatgaccagagatgtagACGGGATGGTCTCAGTGATGACCAGGAGGAACACAGTgagggacaggaggacagagatacagagggtcACCTTCTCTCCACAGTCAGAGGGGAGGTAGAAGACGAGGACGGTgaggaaggagatgaggagacaggggatgATGAGGTTGATGGTGTAGAAGAGAGGGAGGCGTCTGATGTAGAAGGAGTAGGTAATGTCTGGGTAGATCTCCTCACAGCAGTTATACTTGATGTCGTGTTTGTAGCCCGGTGCGTCGATGATCTCCCACTCGCCGCTCTCCCAGAAGTCTTTGAGGTTCACCTACGGAGAGACAGTAGTATGTTAGCAGTGAAGCAGAGCCTAGGGAGTTCTCTCCTAGAAGGAGATAAAGCGCATTTCGACTGAGATTACATCATAAAAAAGACCAGGAAGTACTTCCTGTTGAAATTTACTAAGTAAACAATAAACCCAGCCACATTGAATTAGCCAAAAAACACAGCCCATTTTCTTAATGTggagttagctaactagctagcaaatgAGTTAGTAAACTAGCTAACCAGTGTGATTACTGACCTTTGACCCTATGAGCACCAGGTCGATCTTGGCCTTGTCGTAGGTCCAGGAGCCAAACTTCATGGAGCAGTTCTGGTAGTCGAAGGGGAAGTAGGTGATGTCCATGGGGCAGGAGGATTTAAAGATGGCGGGGGGGATCCAGGTGATGGTGCCGTCAAACTTCAGCAGAGCTTTGGTTTTGTCCTCAACCAGAAAATCTCCCACAGCACTGAAGAGAGGGGAGATATGATAGTTAGCATATCATGTATCACTGATGGCAACAAAAAAACACCCACAGAACTGGAGAAGAGACAATGGGTGATGGTTAGCGTAGCATTTAGCACTgatggctaaaaagcaacaagAGAACATCGCTATATTAAGAT of Salvelinus alpinus chromosome 4, SLU_Salpinus.1, whole genome shotgun sequence contains these proteins:
- the LOC139574319 gene encoding neuronal acetylcholine receptor subunit alpha-3-like; this encodes MSSSRKVTVLLVLVVLTVQGCLSSKGEDRLFRKLFRRYNQFIRPVENVSDPVTVEFEVSISQLIKVDEVNQIMETNLWLRHVWNDYKLKWFPVEYDGLEFIRVPSNKIWRPDIVLYNNAVGDFLVEDKTKALLKFDGTITWIPPAIFKSSCPMDITYFPFDYQNCSMKFGSWTYDKAKIDLVLIGSKVNLKDFWESGEWEIIDAPGYKHDIKYNCCEEIYPDITYSFYIRRLPLFYTINLIIPCLLISFLTVLVFYLPSDCGEKVTLCISVLLSLTVFLLVITETIPSTSLVIPLIGEYLLFTMIFVTLSIVITVFVLNVHYRTPMTHTMPAWVRSVFLGLLPKVMLMRRPVDQGCPSSVGSGRGDGTGGGSIGGGGVGGGGARGTGKKRKNSIGGRIGGGIGGGCVQVDGGAVAAERGQVGAMNCVEYGEVQNKSKFPCKGKEVPIPTVPPVVPPSEPDLPKQPRALNAPPNVNTVVAFSVVSPEIKQAIESVKYIAENMRTRNKAKEVEDDWKYVAMVIDRIFLWVFVTVCITGTLGLFLQPLIGFFT